From one Eucalyptus grandis isolate ANBG69807.140 chromosome 9, ASM1654582v1, whole genome shotgun sequence genomic stretch:
- the LOC104428922 gene encoding GDSL esterase/lipase 5 has product MSAPDLHILFVAVFASVLLLSRCDIDRPQHDVALFIFGDSLYDAGTNNYINTTASYRANFPPYGETFFRYPTGRFTNGRLMADFIAEYAKLPPIPSYLQQKNGEFVGGANFASGGAGALPETHQGYVVDLGTQLKQFEKLVKDLKRKLGDEKAKRMVSEGVYMVSIGSNDYIYPVVNNPALFQSISMEDYVGMVVGNISTVLEGIYKVGARKFGFLAVPPVGCLPALRLVTGNGSCLRPAIKLTKLHHVAFPATLAKLESQLQGFKYSLFDVYTSWIERIQYPSKYGFKEGNRRVAARVPTGGTIAAEA; this is encoded by the exons ATGTCGGCTCCGGATCTCCACATTCTTTTCGTTGCCGTCTTCGCCAGCGTTCTCCTCTTGTCTCGCTGCGACATTGATCGACCACAACATGACGTCGCTCTGTTCATCTTCGGCGACTCACTCTACGACGCTGGGACCAACAACTACATAAACACTACTGCGTCTTACAGGGCAAACTTCCCTCCTTATGGCGAGACTTTCTTCCGCTATCCGACTGGCAGATTCACTAACGGCCGTCTTATGGCTGATTTTATTG CTGAATATGCGAAGCTACCACCGATCCCATCATATCTCCAGCAAAAGAACGGCGAATTTGTGGGAGGGGCGAATTTCGCATCTGGTGGAGCTGGCGCTTTACCCGAAACTCACCAAGGATAT GTGGTGGATCTCGGGACTCAGCTCAAGCAGTTCGAGAAACTGGTGAAGGATCTGAAGAGGAAGCTGGGGGACGAGAAGGCAAAGAGAATGGTTTCGGAGGGCGTTTACATGGTCAGCATCGGAAGCAACGATTACATTTACCCGGTTGTCAACAATCCAGCTCTGTTTCAGTCCATTTCTATGGAGGATTACGTGGGGATGGTGGTTGGCAACATTAGTACTGTCCTTGAG ggtATATATAAAGTTggagcaagaaaatttgggttttTGGCAGTTCCACCTGTTGGGTGCCTCCCAGCCCTTCGATTGGTAACTGGAAATGGTTCTTGTTTGAGACCGGCCATCAAGCTAACGAAGCTTCACCACGTAGCTTTTCCCGCGACTCTCGCCAAGCTAGAATCTCAATTGCAGGGATTCAAGTACTCCCTCTTTGACGTGTACACTTCCTGGATTGAAAGAATCCAATACCCATCAAAATATG